The following coding sequences lie in one Arachis stenosperma cultivar V10309 chromosome 5, arast.V10309.gnm1.PFL2, whole genome shotgun sequence genomic window:
- the LOC130982551 gene encoding glucan endo-1,3-beta-glucosidase 13-like encodes MLKMAAWLIPLFILCSLGLTGAGQESVEFITLCQTTEDILEASSSTNAGGSPPLAVHVSHGDLNGVSSSILLAETWLRSNVLAYYPASNITTILVTNHEHQHNQNLGLVLHSLKNLHHSLKRWGLEKHIKVSFALFPLNSFYNNDDFKMVKLKPIVEFLQSVNSTYSLIHSHYKDLTLVSSHLDSIKKLRFLSFNTINFVTTTIPNGRRRLSASKIGSIPPLPEIAEPPLDFPVPYSAPPKNVEQGKPLPPLAQIVSSPPPLQQPPAPFLVPAPASPPEGFDLPPCNPIDNNGSPSPMIIPVQKLWCVAKPHVPEDTLQQGLDYACGEGGADCTDILPQGNCYSPDTLVAHASFAFNSYWQKHKRHGGTCSFGGTAMLINSDPSYLQCRFILS; translated from the exons ATGTTGAAGATGGCGGCATGGCTTATTCCTCTTTTCATTCTTTGTTCCTTGGGTCTTACTG GTGCTGGTCAAGAATCCGTTGAGTTCATAACCCTGTGTCAGACAACTGAAGACATTCTAGAAGCATCTTCATCAACCAATGCTGGTGGTTCTCCTCCCTTGGCTGTTCATGTGAGCCATGGAGACCTCAACGGAGTCTCTAGCAGCATTCTATTGGCTGAAACTTGGCTCAGGTCCAACGTTCTTGCCTATTACCCTGCTTCAAACATCACCACCATTCTTGTCACCAACCATGAACACCAACACAACCAGAACCTGGGTTTGGTTCTTCATTCTCTCAAGAATCTCCATCACTCCCTAAAGAGGTGGGGTTTGGAAAAACACATCAAAGTTTCCTTTGCTTTATTCCCTTTGAACTCTTTCTACAATAACGATGACTTCAAAATGGTGAAACTCAAACCCATTGTAGAGTTCCTCCAAAGTGTGAACTCCACATACTCTCTCATCCATTCACATTACAAAGACTTAACCTTGGTGTCTTCCCACTTGGACTCCATTAAAAAGCTTCGGTTTTTATCATTCAACACCATCAACTTTGTAACCACCACAATTCCAAATGGGAGAAGAAGGCTTTCTGCCAGCAAAATAGGATCAATTCCTCCATTACCGGAAATAGCTGAGCCACCATTGGATTTCCCTGTTCCTTACTCTGCTCCTCCAAAGAATGTAGAACAAGGAAAGCCTCTGCCTCCATTGGCTCAAATAGTTTCTTCACCACCTCCATTGCAACAACCACCAGCACCATTCCTTGTTCCGGCACCGGCTAGCCCACCGGAAGGTTTCGATTTGCCACCTTGTAACCCCATTGACAACAATGGCTCCCCTAGCCCCATGATTATACCGGTTCAGAAGCTGTGGTGTGTGGCTAAGCCTCATGTTCCGGAAGATACATTGCAACAGGGTTTGGACTATGCTTGTGGAGAAGGTGGTGCTGATTGCACTGATATCTTGCCTCAGGGGAATTGTTACAGCCCTGACACTCTGGTTGCTCACGCTTCTTTTGCCTTCAATAGTTACTGGCAGAAGCATAAGAGACATGGTGGAACTTGCAGCTTCGGAGGAACTGCTATGTTGATCAATTCTGATCCAA GTTATCTTCAGTGTCGGTTTATTCTGAGCTAG